The following DNA comes from Balaenoptera ricei isolate mBalRic1 chromosome 7, mBalRic1.hap2, whole genome shotgun sequence.
attttgtaatttgttttaGAGAAACATTGCAAAAATTATACACAGACACTAAACATTCTTTACTCAGATTCCTCAGTTATCAGTTGATTGCTTTTGTCTTATCATTTTCATCCCCCACTCccctttatactttttatttttattttctggaaccATTTCAAAGTACTTGTAGACAAGTCTTTGATCTAGAACATTTCCCAAGTCTTGTCTTTCACAACCTTTAAAAGTGAagagtacagggcttccctggtggtgcagtggttaagaatccgcctgccaatgcaggggacacgggttcgagccctggtctgggaagatgcctgtgcgccacaactactgagcctgcgctccagagcccgtgctccacaacaagagaagccactgcaatgagaagcccgcgcgccgcaacggtgctcaccgcaactagagaaagcctgtgtgcagcaatgaagacccaaggcagccaaaaataaataaaataaataaatttattttttaaaaaattaataaatctttttttttttaaaagcaaagaatacaaataaagttACTTTTTGAGAGTCTCTCAATTGGGCTCTGTCAGTATTTCCTCAAGATTAGATTGAGATTTCATTTCTTCACGGGGATACTACAGAAGTATTTTTTTCAGTGCATTATGTCAACAGGAACACAAGTCAGTTTGTCCCATTATTAATGATGTTAACATTTACTATTTGGTTAAGATGGTATCTGCCAGGTTTTGCACTGTAAAGTTAATTAGTAAATACTTATAATTAATAAGTTAATGTTTTGTGGCAGGTACTTTGAGACCATGTAAATATCTTGTTAACCCAGCATACTTTTACCCATGAGTTTTTCAGCCACTGATGCTTCTTGCTTAAAACACTATGATGTTTCCCAAAGTGGTAGTtcatattgtttcatttaattacGTTACATTACTTTGTACCAAGGAGTTTATCTCCTTTGCTTTAATTACATTAATTCTAAAAGCTGTccccattttaattatttatctcATTATGTTCCCATAATAAACCATTCTACAATTATTTATCAGGCCACTAAGCACCAGACACTTACAGATGCAAGTGACATCCTAATGTAAGATATAGCTTCCTTTGTCccctatttattttgtttttatcagcATGGATTTCTGTTATTCAGTAGgctataatttattattaaaatttaatgtttaatgttCTTGTTGGCATCTATgaccttttcatatgtttctaATATTCTTTGAGAACTTTGACATaagatgtttatatttttccctGCCTCAGCCTGGAACCAGCCATATCTCCAAGGAATATGGTTCCTTTTAGCTGAGAATGGCatttagaaaccaaaatctgTTCATTGCTATTAAGGTGTCAATGCTTCTGGATCTCTGAGTGGACAGAGGTGGGAAATACATTGGTGTGTTTGTGAACTGCACAGTTACCTGTTTCTCTAGATTTACTTTCAGTTATTTTCTCATATCATAAGGTTTATTGTAGTTTTGGATATCCCTTTTCTCTGTTTACCTGCCTCAGTATATATACTGTTTGATCAGTCTCTTGTATGTAACTGCTCCCCTGACTACGGGCTGTCTTCAGCCTCAACATACTAGCCAAGAATTTCTGGGTGGCCTTTCCAATTTAAATTATTCATGTATGGGAAACTGATTCTAGGGAAGAAGGTTGACTTCCTTTCAGTAGCAacacttgtttttcatttcaccacatgatattttttttttaatttttatttattcatttatttatggctgtgttgggtcttcgcttctgtgcgagggctctctccagttgtggcaagcgggggccactccttatcacggtgcgcgggcctctcactgtagcggcctctcttgttgcagagcacaggctcagtaattgtggctcacgagcgtagttgctccgcggcatgtgggatcttcccagaccagggctcgaacccgtgtcccctgcattggcaggcagactctcaaccactgcgccaccagggaagcccgatatttttaattaataagcactgaattagagttttctcttaaATCTGAAATACCTTAACCTTAAAAGAATGGATTCTTTGAGGGAAACAAAGGTAATTTCGGAATAGGTACGATTTTCTTGACAAGACATAATGGGTTTACCCCTGGAGAGAGATGGAGTCTAAGAAGGGTACAAAGGAAAGTTGGACAGatacatctttttctttaaatctaggCTTTTTCCCTTGTATTATTTCTGAGGATTTGGATCTCTGACTTGTTCAGTATTAATTTGTGGGGTTTGGTGTACTATAGATGAGCCAGGAAGCAATGATTCTAAGGGAAatcttgtttcttatttttaaaatggactttaaacttttaattttggagCACAGCTTATATAATTCAGCGTTTTCTTACAAATTAGTTGTTGAAATTCtgagactataaaataaaaattttaatgcatttaaaaattccttAGAGAAAATAGAGTCATTTTTCTGGAGTTCTTATTCTAGCTATGTCAAacagttttcccttttctctgattCTCTTTTAGAGACAATGTTGTAGTGATGTTTATCCACTAATGGTATTTCATTTTAAGATTTGTGGGTATCACTGTACAGAAACACGTGTATTAGATGTAGATGTCATGTAAATGTGAGACATAAATTGTAAAGATGAACAGTGACACTTTTCAACACACTTGAGtttttaataagtttaatttTATCCTAGCACCACAGAGACCTTCGGATTGGTCCAAAAAGAAGAAGGAGCCCTTGGGGAAATTGGCTTCTTTATTTAAACTTATTGTGAGAGTGATCTATCCTTTCCACACTCTGAGCCTCAAGGAAGTACATTCTGATACTCTCCTCGCTATTGGCAACTCAATCACCAGCATTCTTTCCAATGTACTTGGACATATTTCTTTGCCTTCTATGATCCGAAAAATGTTTGCAACTTTAACAAGACCTCTGGCATTATTTTACAAAAACTCAAAGTAAGTATTTTGGCTTAATAACTTTGAATTAAACATATATAACTAGATTTGGGTAGCAAACGTTTATTGTTTTCATATCAGCTTTGCTGTTAAAGATCTTAATCTTTAAAGTTTAGTGGAAAGGGTAATATATGAAACTATGCTTTTGTTAAAAAGATAGTTCAAGTAATAAGTATGAGGTAGAAATTGGAAGtcactttatttttcatgattaaTCCAACCCTCTTTTTACTTTAGTGCATGCCTTTTCAGAACTGTTAATACAAAAAGCATACCTCTTAAATGTATGATTCATATGACTTGACACACTACTTTGCAGTTAAGTATTATATATGGTATGCACTTAGTATATTGGATGCATCTTGCATCATACACCTAAGAatctcattgtttttaatgtctgCGTAGGGTTTCATGGAACTTTACCCAATTTCCTGctggtggacatatgttttctaGTCTTTTTCCTTATAACTAACAGTATCACATTTGAACATATGTGTGCATAAATCATTTGCCGCTAAATAGCAGAACAGGGCCCTAAAATTGAAATGGTTGGTTCAAAGggtatatgcatttaaatttctgAATTACCCTCCAAAAgtttgtattaatttacattaccTTTTACATTTGAACCAAAGAAAGCGGTGCCTAAAAAACAGCATGAAAAAATCCCAAGTAACTTACTTTGAAAGAAGCATTTGGGAAGAATTCATTAATGTTCTTTATAGCAAGCTTGTGTGGTTCAGTTATAATACAGCCTGTCTTTCATAAATTCACAGAGAAAGCTTTAGGAacagattttataaaatacaaaatagaacTCCAAATTCATTAAGtttttgcaaatcttttttaGTCCTTAAgcttcatcaaaaataataatgcttttttaaaagcatgGAAACAAGTGACTAGTATTAATACTTTGAGGTCTATTCCAGATGTTTTTCTTTAACTCCTATTTTAAAGACAGGTTTGTTTCATGTTTAAATGTTTGCAGTTTGACAATTTTTGTTAGGTCTTGGGGCACCTTTGTATATCACTACATGTGTCTCATTTTTTTGTGCTGCATTACAATATTTCTAGGTTTaatgttctaaaatataaatggTACTCTGTGTTTTTCTTCATAGGTTTGAAGAAGTTCCTAAAGTGTATAGTTGTATGAACAACAAGGTAAAAATAGACATTGTCCATAAAATACACTttcatgaataaaaattttaggatttaAATAATTGTCTTccttaaatataattttgctgatttttttttaaagggttattATTACACCTTAATTTAATGAACTTTTAGTAACAAGACGTGGATATAATCAAAggatagttttttaaagaaagatttaaTATTGCTTTAAATTCATATAACTCATCTCCTGTCTCATCCCTTTATACATGAAGGTAATTGGTTCCACAGTTTTATAGGTAAAACTTCTGTAGGCAACTATTAATCTCTTATAATTTAcgtgaaaacataattttttctgTTAATGGAGAATAAGCTTGAATTGAAGCCGTTGTATCGATAAAGTAAGTTCTTGCCGGCCTATAAAGAGTGTGATATATTGAAGGTGATGGgcgctcttaaaaaaaaaattgaaataatagcaTGTTCTGTGAGTTTAATTTAGTATGctttgtactttttattttttctgtttggaaAGTAACATTTCTAAGTGTTACCctaataaactttttctttttcctagttaGAAAAGCTACTAGGAGAAATTATTGCTTGTCTACACGTCAGCTACACTGGGACTTACGACAGTGAACTTCTTGAACAGATCTCGCCATTATTATGCATAGTATTTTCACACAAGAATAAACAGATTAGAAAACAAAGTGCTCAGTTCTGGAATGCCACATTTGCTAAAGTGACGATGTTGATTTATCCTGAGGAGTTAAAGTATGCTAACAACAAAACTCTTTTATACAGTTACTCTGTTCTTATTGTGTATTGACATTTTGgttttaacataaaatttcctTATGAGGAATCATTGCAGAGGATTTCTTAGTTGAAATATTATTTGGAGTACATGatgattattaaaattatttgaccCTTTGCTTTGGTCCTTAGAGTAACCTTAGTTTTAGgaacataaaaatcaatttcagaTTATCCTTAACAAAAGAAATTTCCAGCAAAAGGCAGGAAATTGATGGCTGTTAAATGTAAGTGATGTGTACTTAATGTAACAGTCTACTTTTGCTCAAAATTTTCTATgattaaaatttggaaaattggaaaactttttaaagaataaaattcagaaactGAAGAGTTTAGTGAAAAATTCAGATATTGTCTGTAATTTCTCCCAGTTTTATGTATGTGGAGTAAGAAACAGTCTTTAAGTTGGCTGTATTTTGccactttaaaattataattaaagtgTTCTTGTTAATGTGTCATCAGTACTACTTACTTaaggcatatatatttatgtatttttttgaagACCAATACTAAAACAAGCCAAACAAAAATCTCTGCTTCTGTTGCCTGGTTTGGAAAATGTTGAAATTATTGAGGAATCCAGTGGACCATACTCAGATACAGTAAGTTGTGGGCGGGGGCGTTGTTTACTTTTGCATGATGTTTGAGTAGTTCTTTTATTGCGTTTCAGTGTAGTTTTAAAAAGGACAAAAGCTTAGAATGGTTTACTGACGTGATAAACAAGTAAAACCTGAGCAGAAGTGTTCCATAACAGGAGTTTTCCATAAAGTTAGTTGTGTGGCCTAGAAAACTTATGAATTAAGGGCAGTAAATTTCACCATGGAGTCTCATTTAAATAATCTCTGGTTCTTGTTCATTaatgatcttttttatttaactATGGCACCTCATGTGTATTGTTTTGCAAAGGTTGGAATTATTGAAATATATGGTTAAATGTTGCTTTATATAAACTGGGAATACTAGTTACTAATCCCTATGTAAGCAAGAGCTAcacttcattttctcatttctttgcatTGAATCTCATTCATTCTGCCAGAGAAACACATCCTTGATATCCCATTATCCATTTGGACCAAGGTTACTTTGGCTGATGGTACTTGATTACTGTCTAAAGATTAAGGAGTAAAGATACAAGCACTATATACTCATCAGGTAGAACACCCTTAGGCACTTTTTTCCTATTCAACAACAAATGGAGTCTCACCGTTTTTTGTTTAGAACCTTAAGAGAAAAAGTGTTATAACTAGCTAAATGATTTGCTCTTACTTAGTTTTGGTTTTtgggtaaaataaaaattcttatcaGATAATTATCTAGACTTGTTTAGACTCCTTCAGTGTAATTTGGCCTGAAAAACCCATATATTCTGTTGGGAGGGACCTGATAGTATTTTCTGTCATGTATGTTTTATTGTTTGAAGTTTTATggctttggtttttctttttaaaaaatttccagtaATAAGAGGGGTATTTGAGTCCAAtaatttgattcatttttatagTGTTTATTTGATATATCTTATTTTCAGGAGGCAAAACAACTATTGCTATATAAGTTGGAGACAACAAATCTTTGCTGTTACTGCATTAGACagtggctttcttttctttgacaTGATCTTAGTAGATATGAATAGtcaaaagaaatttgaaatgaGTATTGATTAGACTGTAACTATCAAAATgtgaaaaggataaataaaaaagaacatttgcatataatgaaattgttttacttttacaaaaacagacagaaaatTCACAGTTAAGTACGAAGATAAGTGGCATGGAAAGAACCTCAAGTGGAAAAAGAGATTCTTTTTTGGCACAAACAAAGGATACAAAAGACAATATGAAACCACCAGTTAAAGTATGTTTTTCAAAGTGTATTtaatagaacttttaaaattaaagtatatggTAGCTTGCAAATATACAACTTCTGAAGAAAAACCTGTTAAAGACTAAATAAAAGATGGGATTGTAGGGAAATAATAAATTGTGGCCTGGGAAGACTATTAAGATGACATGGTAATCTAGAAGCCTTGGGAGATGATTACTTCTTAGTAAAGTTAAGTCTGCATAACTCTGAGCATTTGTTTAGTATAGTTACTTGACGCAGCAGCCCCCTTGAGATGGAATGAAGCTAAATAAGATTAACTATAACATAGGTAGCATGAAAGGAGACTGTTTTAGAACTTCTGTTATTGAATAGAAAGAGAATGCATCCGCAAGACATCTGTTGTAAGCTCATATATAAAGCTAAATATCTAGTATCTAGTGGCCAATTAACCAATTTTCAGATAATAATTCTTTCTTCCAGGACCTCCAGTAAAGGGGTGTTCTAGAATCTTGAGAACATGGCCCtggcaaaatgaaagaaatatgttatttttaaagaataactttGACACAGTCTTGTAGCAACTGAAAAGTAGAATGAAAACAACTGTGCTGAAAATGTGTAAAAATGACATTATGGTACCAATATTATTGGTATGTAGGACATATTATTTTGGCAACTTTTACTTAATTTGAGTAGTTTGTGCTTCAACTTGAAACTGCAGATACATGTTCCTCCTGCCAAAACACTTGATTTCTATGTGTTGGCCTGAAAAACATTTGCCCATGCTTTTTTGGTAAGCACACATttgcctaccttttttttttttttcttttttttaaaggaaatggagatccattgttttttttaataaatttatgtattttatttatttatttttggctgcattgggtcttcattgctgcacgctggctttctctagttgcagcgagcaggggctactcttcgttgtggtgcgtggccttctcattgcggtggcttctcttgttgcagagcacaggctctaggcacatgggcttcagtagttgtggcatgtgggctcagtagttgtggctcgcgggctccagagcacaggcctcagtagttgtgcatgggcttagttgctccatggcatgtggaatcttctggaccagggctcaaacccgtgtcccctgcattggcaggcggattcttaaccacagtgccaccagggaagcccttgcctactttttaaagaggtataataatttttattttcggAGTATTTAATAGAGGCAGAATGAAAGTTAAGGACATGGTACTAATTGTTATTAACCAGGAGTATTGAACTTCAAACTTCCTAGTCATTATCAAAAACCTTTATCAGAGTGCCTGAAGAGGGATTGAagtattggaaaataatttggaaactCAAAATGCACATTAACGTTTTCAATTTGCAGTTGAAACTAGAGTCTTCAACTCCAAAAGCAAAGAGTGAAATGCCTTTGGAAGAGGAAAAGTCTACTGACTTTGTGTTTATAcctccagaaggaaaagaaacaaaggaaagaatacTAACTGAACACCAGAAAGAAGTATTCAAAACGAAGAGGTTTGTAGTACTTTTATCTTGAATTGAGTATTCCATATTTACATTTAGATTTCATGCGGCAAACCATAATTTTGAGTTTATAACTAAGATGCTGTGTATACTGTGCTATATTTTAAGTGTCAGAAAGAGACTCTGCATAActacatttcataatgtataaggCTGCCTTGAAATGTGCTAAATGTTTCTAAACAATTCCTTTATTGAGGTATGGGAGGAAAAGGTAGGGGAGATGGTTTCAtggaaaatctggaaaataagCATTTAAACCTTGATTTTATATTGTTCTTAAAATGTAACTAGATGTAGAATTACAAGTTTAATTTCTAGTTGTAGGAATAGCAGATATTCAAGTTGCttataaaaaatctttttcaggtGTGATATTCCTGCCATGTATAATAATCTGGATGTTTCACAAGATACTTTATTTTCTCAGTATAGTCAGGAAGAGTCTATGTAAGTATGGAAGTTGTTGAAGTACctggttttctaatttttaattaacaGTATTCTAATTTATGCACTTACTTATTTCAGGGAAATTCCTGCTTTAACGGAAAAATCCAAGGAAGATTCCAAGATATTATTTAAGGTATATTTGGTATTTCATATTTTGGGGTTTTTAGAATCACCCTTCCATTATTATGGAGCCTCTTATATTAATGTTAAGATTTATTGTATAATCTCTTAACTTTCCTTAGCAGACTTTAGCAGAATTATAGTCATTATATGTGTGGGTCTGCATCTGTGTGTGACTGCATGTGTGTTTAAATGTATTTGGCTTTATTAAATACTTAACAATTGGAAACACGAATGGGCATCTACCATCACCTTTGGAAAATTTGCAAAATATTGAAAGTCAAATTGCCCTTTGAATTACTAAAGCTTTACACAAAAATTTCCCCAGAAAGTCAGACTTGTTTGCTGGTtaatctatatgtatatgtacatttctGTGCAGGAGGAACAAAAGGAGAGTGACATTGTCATTCCTCAACATGTCACGGAAAACTGTGGTATGGATGAACACCTTGAAAAGGCTTCCCTTTCGAATAATGAGTGTGGTTCTATTGAGGAAACCAATCCAGAAATACTGAGCAGTATTGATGCCAGAAAAAAGGCTTTAATTGTATCAAAGAAGACGCCAACTGAATGTGCATCTAGTACAGAAAATACATTTGGTGTCAGCAGTAGCTCGGTTTCTAATGCCACTATTTCTGGAACTCCTTCCCCACAGCCTACAAGTCGAAGGCAATCCTTTATTACTTTGGAGAAGTTTGATGGCTCAGAAAATAGACCCTTTAGTCCATCCCCCTTGAATAACATGTCATCAGCTGTTATAGTGAAAAATAACCAGGAAGGCACAGCTAAAACAGATAATCcaccaaaagcaaagaaaagagaagtgGCTCTTTCAAAATCTGACTCTGAAAAAACAGTGCATGGGATTAAGAGATCAGGCCGAAGGTCAAGTAAGCCTGAACCAATAGGGAATAAAAAGTCTAAGCCCTTGATGAGATCTGATCAGGAGAAAAGTACTCGGGAATCTGTTGATGGCATGGTAGCCTTAGAAAATAACCCACCTGGTTTGCTTAATCAAACAGAATGTGTATTAGATAATCAGGTTCATCTCTCTGAGTCTTCAGTGGAGTATGAGGATACGATGCTTAAACCAACAATAGAAAATACTATACTATTAGAAAACAATACCGTAGAGGAGAAAACCTTAGAAATTAACTTGGAATCCAAAGAAAACACACCCCCAGCCATAATAACAACAGATCAAACAGTAACTGAGGATAGTCATGTTCAGATAACTCCAAATCATAAAACCCTTAGACGATCTTTAAGGCGACGTTCAGAAACAGCAGAGCCAACCACTGATAgccaagataaagaaaataatcaaaaaaggGAAAGAcgtaaggaagaagaaaagactcTGCAGAGGAGTCCATTGCATGTAAAAGATGATGTTTTACCTAAGCAAAAATTGATTTCTGAACAAACTGTACAGGAAAATTTAattgagaaaggaaataatttacaTGAGAAGACTTCTGGGGAAACCAGTGCTAATGCTGAAATTGATGAAAATAGAAGAAAGCCAGATCTTGAGACTACTAAATCTGAGGGAGATGGTGCCCAGGACATTGCAGATAAATCCTCTGAGAAACCAGTAAGGGGACGAACACGGTATCAAACAAGAAGAGCATGCCAGGGTTTACTTTCCAGCATTGAAAACTCAGAATCTGATAGTTCTGAGGCAAAAGAAGAAGGttctaaaaagaaaagatctggaaaatggaaaaacaaaagcagtGACAATGTTGACATTGAAGATCAAGAAGAGAAGATGGTAAAACAGGAATGTATAAAGGTTGAAAGTCAGACACATGATTATAAAGGGAATTCTGAAGTAGACAAAGATACAAAATCTCAGATctgtgaaaaagaagaaagtaatacTGTAACTCTTCAAGATTCTACAATATCTTCAGAATTATTACAAGTTTCTGGTGATGTATCAAATACTTAtgagggaaaaagtaaaactaacaAATGTGCAGAACATTCCTTTTCAAATCCTTCTGTACCAGAATCAAATCTAAGGACTAGAAATGCCAATAAAAGATTACATAAGCGAGATTCTCTAGAAAATAGTGTGGGTGAGTcctcaaaaacagaaacatcagACATTTCTTTGCTTTCTGAAAAAACTCTTGAAATACTTGAATGCCAACACAAGAGAAGTAGGAGGGTGAGGAGATCTAAAGGTTGTGATTGCTGTGGAGAAAAATCACAACCTCAGGAAAAGTCATTCATTGGGTTAAAGAATACAGAGAATTATGATGTAAAAGTCAGCGAAACGAAAAAGACAGATGTGCAGACACCTGTAACTATATCAGAAACTTCTAAAGCTGATCTGTACTCAGAAGTAAAACTTTCAGATGAGCATCATAGTGTGAATTTTCATTTGGATCTCAAGGAGGAGAATGATACTATTAATGATTCATTAATTATATCTGAAACTGAGTTGAAAGAAAATACTATTCAAGACTTTCTTCCTtctgaaatggtaaattttaaagaagaaacttGTGATAGGGATTCTGAGGAAGCAATATCTCTTGAAAGCCAGGAGCCatctaataaaaaatgtaaaactattgACCCATGTTTAGGTGACTCCAAAGATATTTCACTGGAATGTTTTACTTTGGAGACCAAAGAAGAAAAGCCAGAGGCTATCCCCAAAAAGGAATTGAGTATTATAGAGAACCTTGCTAATGTTGAAGCAAATGCAGAATTGAATCCAGGAGAAGTAGATGCTATGGAATTGAATGCAGAAAATGATAAATCTGAAGCTAGCTTCTCTGAACAAAAGAGTGTCAAAACTGATATTTCAGAGGAAGAGGTAacagaggaaaacagtcaaagaacGGATGCACCTGAAGAACTGAGTGCTGACGAAGCAATAACTGAGGAATTTAACTCAGGTATTGGTCATTCTGATAATACCACACCTGTAAAAGTGAGTGCTCAGTTAGAGATTTCTGAACAAATAGCAGTTGGGGAACTAGACAGAGGAAGTGATGAATCTGATCCAGGCTCATCTGGAGAAATGGATGCTGAAATGGAAAATTGTGAAGAAACAATGATTGGTGAGGTGACTGCTGAAACTGACCGTGTGAATGAAACAGAGGATGAGGACTTAACTACCAAAGCCTCTAAGCCGATAGAAGCTGAAACAAAGAGATTGAATGTAGAAATCGATAGCTTTGTTCCCGACACACTTGAGATGAGCGCTGAAGAAGGAGAGGTTGACTCTAATAAAACTGAAACAAATATTGAACCTAATAAATTTGAGGAAACAAAATTAGATGACAATCAGATGGTAGCGGGAAATGATGGAATTTTACCGGAAGTTCACCATACTTCAGAAAAAGTGGAGGAGACACCACAACCTCTGACAGCTGAAACAGCTGTTTCTGAACTGGTATCAGAAGACAATAATACGTCTCCTCAAAAATTAAGGGATCTTGATCCTTTACTCATGTCAGCAAATGACAGTCCTAGTGGCATGCAGACACGCTGTGTCTGGTCTCCTTTGGCTTCTCCATCCACCAGCATTTTAAAGAGAGGACTAAAAAGACCCCAAGAAGATGAAATCTCATCACCTGTTCACAAGGTAGGGGGATTGAGGCTGAATATTAATGAGTCCATGTTTAATTAGAATATTTTGGCCATATGGTGATACCTGGTGAATGACAGAATATTAGGTTTATATGACTATTCattttgaatatttactatgGTGGCTAGGGAAAAGGGCATGTAGAAGGAAAGGTTGAGAAAGGAGACTGAAgccctttaaatttatttatttaatttattgcttgcttgctgcgttgggtctttgttgcttcccGCGGGCTATGTctcgttgtggcgagcgggggctactcttcattgcagtgcacgggcttctcactctggtggcttctcttgttgcggagcacgggctctaggcccatgggcttcagtagttatggcacgtgggctcagtagttgtggcttgcaggctctagagggcaggctcagtagttgtgacgcacgggcttagttgctccgcggcatgtgggatcttcccggactagggctcgaacccgtgtctgctgcattggcaggcggattcttaaccactgcaccaccagggaagtccctgaagcccTTTAGATATTCCTTTATTTCAGGACACTAAGCTACAGATCATACAACCATCACCATTGTTCACTTTTTGCAAACTTAATAATCTctcatggtgattttttttttctgctcttcgTACCATAATATATGAGGAGACACTTAGAAACTGATCAAGTAGCTTTagttagcacttactatgtactaggACATTATGCTATCTGTTTCACATTAagtatttatataaacattttcagaccttgtttaattaaaaagaaaaatctctttagGCTGTGCCTTCATTAATTTCTGgatatgatttcatttgtaattattttgtttatgttcccATCTTCTTCACTATAGTTTATCTACTTTGGTTTGTAAACATATGGATTACCTATGTATCTACTTTAACCCCTGGCCCTGTGACTTGCACATAATTTGTTGAATAAGtacaatttaaaaaggaaaagttgcATGTGCTTACATAACTCAACTTGTCCTCTCTAGCAAAGTAGATGTTTCGAAAAAGTACAATGTAGGCAT
Coding sequences within:
- the RIF1 gene encoding telomere-associated protein RIF1 isoform X5, which translates into the protein MTAPGRSPLVPLLETLEDPSASHGEQTDAYLTLTSRMTGEDGKEIIIEIEKKLPQLFRVLKTHIASPNSELSSAALQALGFCLYNPKITSGLSETNIQELLSKLNDIVKNSDKNVRTRALWVISKQTFPTEVVGKVVSSIIDSLEIVFNRGEMHSAVVDYEALNVVIRLIEQAPIQMGEESIRWAKLVIPLVVHSAQKVHLRGATALEMGMPLLLQKQQEIASITEQLMTTKLLSELQKLFMSKNETYVLKLWPLFVRLLGKTLHRSGSFINSLLQLEELGFRSGAPMIKKIAFIAWKSLIDNFALNPEILCSAKRLKLLMQPLSSIHVRTESLALTKLEVWWYLLTRLGPYLPANFEQVCVPLIQSTISIDSNASPQGSSSRVATSPALNPATPVHKGASPYGAPRMNLSSNFSGMATIPSIQVLGLEMLLHFLLGPEVLSFAKQNKLTLSLERLEHPLITSSSFFSKHANTFITAVHDSFFAIRKDASDAVVNAIWKELVSLVKSVIESGNKKERPGSEVLTLLLKSLESIVKSEVFPVLKTLVLMEITIKGLPQKVLGSPAYQVANMDILNGTPALFLIQLIFNNNLLECGVEDERFFLNLETLVGCVLSGPTSPLAFSDSVLNVINQNAKQLENKEHLWRMWSIIVTPLTELINQTNEVNQGDALEHNFSAIYCALTLPINHIFSAQKIPAATMKTLLKTWSELYRAFARCAALVATAEENLCCEELSSKIMSSLEDEGLSNLLFLDRITHIITVMVDCIDFSPYNIKYQPKIKSPQRPSDWSKKKKEPLGKLASLFKLIVRVIYPFHTLSLKEVHSDTLLAIGNSITSILSNVLGHISLPSMIRKMFATLTRPLALFYKNSKFEEVPKVYSCMNNKLEKLLGEIIACLHVSYTGTYDSELLEQISPLLCIVFSHKNKQIRKQSAQFWNATFAKVTMLIYPEELKPILKQAKQKSLLLLPGLENVEIIEESSGPYSDTTENSQLSTKISGMERTSSGKRDSFLAQTKDTKDNMKPPVKLKLESSTPKAKSEMPLEEEKSTDFVFIPPEGKETKERILTEHQKEVFKTKRCDIPAMYNNLDVSQDTLFSQYSQEESMEIPALTEKSKEDSKILFKEEQKESDIVIPQHVTENCGMDEHLEKASLSNNECGSIEETNPEILSSIDARKKALIVSKKTPTECASSTENTFGVSSSSVSNATISGTPSPQPTSRRQSFITLEKFDGSENRPFSPSPLNNMSSAVIVKNNQEGTAKTDNPPKAKKREVALSKSDSEKTVHGIKRSGRRSSKPEPIGNKKSKPLMRSDQEKSTRESVDGMVALENNPPGLLNQTECVLDNQVHLSESSVEYEDTMLKPTIENTILLENNTVEEKTLEINLESKENTPPAIITTDQTVTEDSHVQITPNHKTLRRSLRRRSETAEPTTDSQDKENNQKRERRKEEEKTLQRSPLHVKDDVLPKQKLISEQTVQENLIEKGNNLHEKTSGETSANAEIDENRRKPDLETTKSEGDGAQDIADKSSEKPVRGRTRYQTRRACQGLLSSIENSESDSSEAKEEGSKKKRSGKWKNKSSDNVDIEDQEEKMVKQECIKVESQTHDYKGNSEVDKDTKSQICEKEESNTVTLQDSTISSELLQVSGDVSNTYEGKSKTNKCAEHSFSNPSVPESNLRTRNANKRLHKRDSLENSVGESSKTETSDISLLSEKTLEILECQHKRSRRVRRSKGCDCCGEKSQPQEKSFIGLKNTENYDVKVSETKKTDVQTPVTISETSKADLYSEVKLSDEHHSVNFHLDLKEENDTINDSLIISETELKENTIQDFLPSEMVNFKEETCDRDSEEAISLESQEPSNKKCKTIDPCLGDSKDISLECFTLETKEEKPEAIPKKELSIIENLANVEANAELNPGEVDAMELNAENDKSEASFSEQKSVKTDISEEEVTEENSQRTDAPEELSADEAITEEFNSGIGHSDNTTPVKVSAQLEISEQIAVGELDRGSDESDPGSSGEMDAEMENCEETMIGEVTAETDRVNETEDEDLTTKASKPIEAETKRLNVEIDSFVPDTLEMSAEEGEVDSNKTETNIEPNKFEETKLDDNQMVAGNDGILPEVHHTSEKVEETPQPLTAETAVSELVSEDNNTSPQKLRDLDPLLMSANDSPSGMQTRCVWSPLASPSTSILKRGLKRPQEDEISSPVHKILYTKQDWQMTLIGDALLLGAILQVVLP